One Gloeothece verrucosa PCC 7822 DNA window includes the following coding sequences:
- a CDS encoding type II toxin-antitoxin system PemK/MazF family toxin, with amino-acid sequence MVEVKRGDVVLCDLNPVIGTEQKGIRPVVVLQIDRANAVSPHTIIAPFTTKIRRVILPSHVLITAGIGGLNQESVILCEQIRVIDNSRIIRLLGHLDEIYIEQIAKALAAILGLQETQE; translated from the coding sequence ATGGTAGAGGTTAAGCGAGGCGATGTTGTCTTATGCGATCTTAACCCTGTCATTGGTACAGAACAAAAAGGAATAAGACCTGTTGTAGTTTTACAAATAGATAGGGCTAATGCGGTTAGTCCTCATACAATTATTGCTCCGTTTACCACAAAAATTCGCCGTGTTATTTTACCATCTCATGTCTTGATTACAGCAGGAATAGGTGGCTTAAATCAAGAGTCTGTAATTCTTTGTGAACAAATTCGAGTTATTGACAATTCTAGAATTATTAGATTATTGGGCCATCTTGATGAAATTTATATAGAACAGATAGCTAAAGCATTAGCTGCTATCTTGGGTTTGCAAGAAACACAGGAATAG
- a CDS encoding DUF2281 domain-containing protein, translating to MTIRDLAIEKLRTLPEPLLQEVNDFIDFLIHKNNQVPSQLEEQLQEDIEIFEADFSDYLSNLEDYENRLARNEIQW from the coding sequence ATGACCATCCGTGACCTAGCAATTGAAAAACTGCGAACGCTTCCCGAACCTCTTTTACAAGAGGTCAATGATTTTATAGATTTTTTGATTCATAAAAATAATCAAGTACCATCTCAATTAGAGGAACAGCTTCAAGAAGATATTGAAATTTTTGAAGCAGATTTTTCTGACTATCTATCTAATTTAGAAGATTATGAAAATCGTCTAGCGAGGAATGAAATTCAATGGTAG
- a CDS encoding DUF29 family protein, which produces MGQELIDLRMSILESRYEDALAIVDDLEEMSKQAIIRSIDFFLVRLLVHLLKNQVEERLTNSWAASIVDSIRQIKKLNLKDNKRSYYINADEWQEFLEDAFEDAIRLASVEILGGNLKPKQILSRVDQVQVIQLAQELLALTYNYESKALPEQVDRFLSHLPGGQEWLDEE; this is translated from the coding sequence ATGGGACAAGAATTAATTGATTTGAGAATGAGTATTTTAGAAAGCCGCTATGAGGATGCTTTAGCCATTGTTGATGATCTAGAGGAAATGAGTAAACAAGCTATTATTAGAAGTATTGATTTTTTTTTAGTGCGTTTACTTGTCCATCTTCTGAAAAATCAGGTTGAGGAGCGTTTAACCAATTCTTGGGCGGCTTCTATTGTGGATTCTATTCGACAGATTAAAAAACTGAATTTAAAAGATAATAAACGCTCTTATTATATTAATGCTGATGAATGGCAAGAGTTTTTAGAGGATGCTTTTGAGGATGCTATTCGGTTAGCGAGTGTTGAAATATTAGGCGGCAATTTAAAACCTAAACAAATTTTATCTCGAGTTGATCAAGTTCAAGTGATACAACTCGCTCAAGAGTTACTCGCTTTGACTTATAATTATGAAAGTAAAGCGTTACCTGAGCAAGTTGATCGGTTTTTAAGCCATTTACCGGGGGGTCAGGAATGGCTTGACGAAGAGTAG
- a CDS encoding DUF262 domain-containing protein has translation MILAPSEETMWDVTRSGKPPKMSDDDINEKYDKGEKRILTEMNREKLPTFAASLKNPNYIEIRPFYQRRPRWDKKRQSRLIESFLINIPVPPIILYEKDYNSYEVMDGQQRITAIQDFYDDKLKLTGLEIWPELNGKTYKKLPAKIKAGIDRRSISSIVLITESTADPEEAFFLKQLAFERLNTGGVALSRQEIRHCLYYGQFDQLLIELSKNTFFAKAWGITLDKPEELDKNNFYKKMEDTELILRFFALRHIASFKGNFENFLNSYMMNSLKFSDKDIEILRDIFLKTIEMAHQIYGDKLFKPFDPSSNTWNSSSYKAYYDAVMVGLSNHLSSSDILIQKKSTVIEKTKELFKTREAKLFTGQGKTKADLEKRIDLFNKMLEQIIEE, from the coding sequence ATGATACTAGCACCATCTGAAGAAACAATGTGGGATGTTACTCGTTCAGGTAAGCCGCCAAAAATGTCTGATGATGATATTAATGAAAAATATGATAAAGGAGAAAAAAGAATATTAACGGAAATGAATCGAGAAAAGTTACCTACTTTTGCGGCTTCTTTAAAAAATCCAAATTATATAGAAATTCGTCCTTTTTATCAAAGAAGACCTCGTTGGGATAAAAAAAGGCAATCAAGACTCATCGAATCTTTTTTAATTAATATTCCTGTTCCTCCTATAATTTTATATGAAAAAGATTATAATTCCTATGAAGTCATGGATGGTCAGCAAAGAATTACTGCTATTCAAGATTTTTATGATGATAAATTAAAGCTTACAGGACTAGAAATTTGGCCTGAACTTAATGGAAAAACTTATAAAAAACTACCGGCAAAAATAAAAGCAGGTATTGACCGTCGTTCTATATCATCTATAGTTTTGATTACAGAGTCAACAGCAGATCCCGAAGAAGCATTTTTTTTAAAACAACTTGCATTTGAGCGTTTAAACACAGGAGGAGTAGCTTTAAGTCGTCAGGAAATAAGACACTGTTTATATTATGGACAGTTTGATCAACTATTAATTGAACTTTCAAAAAATACTTTTTTTGCCAAAGCCTGGGGAATTACTCTTGATAAGCCAGAAGAACTGGATAAAAACAACTTCTATAAAAAAATGGAAGATACTGAATTAATTCTGCGTTTTTTTGCTTTGAGACATATTGCTAGTTTTAAAGGAAATTTTGAAAATTTTTTAAACTCATATATGATGAACAGTCTCAAATTTTCCGACAAAGATATAGAAATTCTGCGAGATATTTTTTTGAAAACTATTGAAATGGCTCATCAAATTTATGGAGATAAGTTATTTAAACCTTTTGATCCCTCTTCAAATACTTGGAACTCTTCCTCTTACAAAGCCTATTATGATGCTGTAATGGTTGGTTTAAGTAATCATCTATCTAGTAGTGATATTTTAATTCAAAAAAAATCAACAGTGATTGAAAAAACCAAAGAGCTTTTTAAAACAAGAGAAGCAAAACTATTTACAGGTCAAGGAAAAACTAAAGCTGATCTTGAAAAAAGGATTGATTTATTTAATAAAATGTTAGAGCAGATCATTGAAGAATAA
- a CDS encoding MAE_28990/MAE_18760 family HEPN-like nuclease — protein sequence MFDELIKTMKGNISTVRSLVQTNEKLRDIFFGKAFTFEKTEHDYLDLTSIKNTIPNVDDWRVYDHCAVVTRLYAIYENFIESLIKDWIARLPNLFSCYLDLPEEIRGTHQIGVANLLIVLKKKKNRYEHLSIEDVIRGLYLGNTPNQNQYDLIPDAFLFHDQNLRKDALQKLFAEAGISKAWNWVENHRSVKSFIKEVLGDENTPEGELKELIDYRNEAAHGAIIDNVLGYRRLLDLCGFVEVLCQALADLVTYHIIERQKSINKVKDIGKIIEWYKTSKAAVAKIIDANLSVGNTVFLVDKNKSYCQIVKIKSIQIDDISQPEVLITIETEVGLQFDQDARKDVSIYINVLKN from the coding sequence ATGTTTGATGAACTTATCAAAACCATGAAAGGGAACATTTCTACAGTTCGTTCTCTGGTACAAACTAATGAAAAACTACGTGATATTTTTTTTGGTAAGGCGTTTACATTTGAAAAGACTGAGCATGATTATTTAGATTTAACTTCTATTAAAAATACTATTCCAAATGTTGATGATTGGAGAGTTTATGATCATTGTGCTGTTGTAACAAGACTTTATGCTATTTATGAAAATTTTATTGAAAGTTTGATTAAAGATTGGATAGCAAGGCTACCAAATTTATTTTCTTGTTATTTAGATTTACCTGAAGAAATACGAGGAACGCATCAGATAGGCGTAGCTAATTTATTAATTGTACTCAAAAAGAAAAAAAATAGATATGAACATCTTTCAATTGAGGACGTTATTCGAGGTTTATATTTAGGGAATACTCCTAATCAAAACCAATATGATCTAATTCCCGATGCCTTCCTTTTTCACGATCAGAACTTACGAAAAGATGCTTTACAAAAATTATTCGCTGAAGCCGGTATATCAAAAGCGTGGAATTGGGTAGAAAATCATAGAAGCGTAAAGTCTTTTATAAAAGAAGTTTTAGGTGATGAAAATACTCCTGAAGGAGAACTAAAAGAACTGATTGATTATCGCAATGAAGCCGCTCACGGTGCTATTATTGATAATGTTTTAGGATATAGAAGATTATTAGACTTGTGCGGTTTTGTGGAGGTTTTATGTCAAGCATTGGCTGATTTAGTAACCTATCATATTATTGAACGGCAAAAATCAATAAATAAAGTTAAAGATATTGGGAAAATCATCGAGTGGTATAAAACGTCTAAAGCAGCAGTAGCTAAAATTATAGATGCTAATTTATCTGTTGGAAATACTGTTTTTTTAGTGGATAAAAATAAATCATACTGTCAAATAGTCAAAATTAAAAGTATTCAAATAGATGATATTTCTCAGCCAGAGGTATTGATTACTATTGAAACAGAAGTAGGATTACAATTTGATCAAGATGCTAGAAAAGATGTGAGCATTTATATAAATGTTTTAAAAAATTAA
- a CDS encoding Ppx/GppA phosphatase family protein: MTTQSDPCILAAIDIGTNSIHMVVVHIDPTIPAFTIIAREKDTVRLGDRDPKTGELTSAAMERSLATLKRCKDFAISLNADHIVAVATSATREAPNGYEFLQQIEQEVGIVVNLISGYEEARRIYLGVLSGMDFQNQPHIIIDIGGGSTEIILADSDDARFLSSTKVGAVRLTQDFVHSDPISDKEFAILRAYVRGMIERPIDELRTYLKPEEEPRLVGTSGTIETLATIHALEKLGSVPSPLNGYQITRKDIKEMLKRFASMSFEQRLMIPGMSDKRAEIILAGSVVLLEAMTMLKIETITLCERALREGMIVDWMLTHGYIADRLRYQSEIRQRSVFKIGHKYDVNLDHAKRVAAFALSLFDQIQGTLHTWGSEEKEFLWAAAILHNCGLYISHSSHHKHSYYLIRNGELLGYTEVELELIANIARYHRKSKPRKKHIPYSKLPDIQRKMIKQLSSILRIAVALDRRQIGGIARLDCKYDPEYKTLHLHLFPSQPDDDCALELWNLDYKKLVFEEEYNVKVVATLEAAPVKV; encoded by the coding sequence ATGACGACTCAGTCAGATCCCTGTATTTTGGCGGCTATTGATATTGGAACCAACTCGATCCACATGGTAGTGGTTCACATCGATCCCACCATACCCGCTTTTACCATTATCGCCCGAGAAAAAGATACTGTTAGACTCGGGGACCGAGACCCAAAAACCGGGGAACTTACCTCAGCCGCTATGGAAAGATCACTCGCTACCTTAAAACGATGTAAAGACTTTGCCATCAGTTTAAATGCAGATCATATCGTGGCAGTGGCCACCAGTGCCACCCGAGAAGCCCCCAATGGCTATGAATTTTTACAACAGATAGAACAGGAAGTCGGGATCGTTGTTAATCTTATTTCGGGTTATGAAGAAGCCAGACGCATCTATTTAGGGGTTTTATCTGGCATGGATTTTCAAAACCAGCCGCATATTATTATTGATATTGGCGGCGGTTCTACAGAGATCATTTTAGCTGACTCAGATGATGCTCGTTTCTTGAGTAGTACAAAAGTTGGGGCCGTGCGTTTAACTCAAGATTTTGTTCATAGCGATCCCATTAGTGATAAAGAATTTGCTATCCTACGGGCTTATGTGCGGGGAATGATAGAACGTCCCATTGATGAATTGCGGACTTATTTAAAGCCAGAAGAAGAACCGCGTTTAGTGGGAACTTCTGGTACTATTGAAACGTTAGCCACTATCCATGCTTTAGAAAAATTGGGGTCTGTTCCGAGTCCTCTCAATGGCTATCAAATTACTCGTAAAGATATTAAAGAAATGCTCAAGCGTTTCGCTTCTATGAGTTTTGAGCAAAGGCTTATGATTCCGGGTATGTCGGACAAACGCGCCGAGATTATTTTAGCCGGATCGGTGGTTTTATTAGAAGCCATGACTATGTTAAAAATAGAGACTATTACCCTCTGTGAACGCGCTTTGCGTGAGGGAATGATTGTAGACTGGATGCTGACTCATGGATATATTGCGGATCGCTTGCGCTATCAAAGTGAAATTCGTCAGCGCAGTGTGTTTAAAATTGGCCATAAATATGATGTCAATTTAGACCATGCCAAACGAGTAGCCGCTTTTGCACTCAGTTTATTTGACCAAATTCAGGGCACTCTTCATACTTGGGGAAGTGAAGAAAAAGAGTTCCTGTGGGCGGCAGCAATTTTACATAATTGCGGCTTGTATATTAGTCATTCTTCCCACCATAAACATTCCTATTATTTAATTCGTAATGGTGAGTTGTTGGGCTATACTGAGGTGGAACTAGAATTAATTGCCAATATCGCCCGCTATCACCGCAAGAGTAAACCGAGAAAAAAACATATTCCTTATAGTAAGTTGCCGGATATTCAGCGCAAAATGATTAAACAACTCAGTAGTATTTTACGGATTGCTGTTGCTTTAGACCGCCGGCAAATCGGAGGAATTGCGCGATTAGACTGTAAGTATGACCCTGAATACAAAACCCTACATTTACATTTATTCCCGAGTCAACCGGATGATGATTGTGCTTTGGAACTGTGGAATTTAGATTACAAAAAGCTGGTTTTTGAGGAAGAATATAATGTTAAAGTGGTGGCGACTTTAGAAGCGGCTCCGGTTAAGGTTTAA
- a CDS encoding KGG domain-containing protein, translating to MSDTSKRGFASMDEDKQREIASKGGKAAHEKGTAHEFTSEEAREAGSKGGKAVSQDREHMAEIGREGGKKSHKND from the coding sequence ATGTCTGATACCAGTAAGCGCGGATTTGCTTCAATGGATGAGGATAAACAACGGGAAATCGCCAGTAAAGGCGGTAAAGCCGCTCATGAAAAAGGAACAGCCCATGAGTTTACCTCAGAAGAAGCCAGAGAAGCCGGTAGCAAAGGAGGAAAAGCTGTAAGTCAAGATCGTGAACATATGGCCGAAATCGGTCGAGAAGGTGGCAAAAAAAGCCACAAAAATGACTAA
- the hetL gene encoding heterocyst differentiation pentapeptide repeat protein HetL — MDINELLKRYTQGEREFQKSNLQEVELIKVNLSRADFSYSDFRSSRLGKTNFSAACFLGADFSEAILWGTDFSKANLEKAILREVDLSGAILTEANLTQVNLIKATLGGANLSLAQLPGAIVYEADFRPTSEQRTNLTQANLSAANLSYAKLNGANLYQAQLMNAQLCRADLSKGIWQNCLPTDLSEANLQNADLSYADLSGAILCYADLTGADLTGTILTNVDLTGAILP, encoded by the coding sequence ATGGATATCAATGAACTTTTAAAACGATACACACAAGGGGAAAGAGAGTTTCAAAAAAGTAACTTACAGGAAGTAGAATTAATAAAAGTTAATCTCAGTAGGGCTGACTTCTCATATTCAGATTTTCGTTCCTCTCGACTGGGGAAAACAAATTTTTCGGCTGCCTGTTTTTTAGGAGCGGATTTCAGTGAAGCAATTTTATGGGGAACAGATTTTAGCAAAGCTAATTTAGAAAAAGCTATATTACGGGAGGTAGACCTAAGCGGCGCAATTCTCACTGAAGCTAATCTAACCCAAGTGAATTTGATTAAAGCTACTTTAGGAGGAGCCAATCTGAGTTTAGCTCAATTACCGGGTGCGATTGTCTACGAAGCAGATTTTCGTCCTACCTCCGAACAAAGAACCAATCTTACACAAGCCAATTTAAGTGCAGCTAACTTAAGTTATGCCAAACTCAATGGGGCTAATTTGTATCAAGCTCAACTGATGAATGCTCAACTTTGTAGGGCAGATTTAAGTAAGGGAATTTGGCAGAATTGTTTACCCACTGACCTGAGTGAAGCGAATTTGCAAAATGCCGACCTCAGTTATGCAGATTTGAGCGGAGCTATTCTGTGTTATGCTGACTTGACAGGTGCAGACCTTACAGGTACTATTTTAACCAATGTAGACCTTACAGGGGCAATTTTGCCTTAA
- a CDS encoding PEP-CTERM sorting domain-containing protein has protein sequence MNKLSTQLALSTVGTIIASSIVYLGPAQAAAFKFYIDPENSSISGDLKGSLSFDQEKTNLTGVGFEQATLSQLPEAKFNFKFRSDVYIANGYLSKFNLSEPTFYFNSGNLVGININGFSDAVQLPSAFPKNYAGEFPVFFGSGNFSISGDYLIEQVAGNVDKLIIATDAKGRLIAVNNLGFEPYNFDGQGQVIFQAVPEPMTILGSATAIGFSLFFRRKPAKK, from the coding sequence ATGAACAAATTGTCCACTCAGTTAGCACTTAGTACCGTCGGCACAATTATCGCCAGTTCTATAGTTTATTTAGGACCGGCTCAGGCAGCCGCTTTTAAATTCTATATTGATCCAGAAAATTCTTCAATCTCGGGCGATCTTAAAGGGAGTCTAAGTTTTGATCAAGAAAAAACTAATTTAACAGGTGTGGGTTTTGAACAAGCTACTTTATCTCAATTGCCCGAGGCAAAATTTAACTTTAAATTCAGGAGTGATGTGTATATTGCTAACGGATATTTGTCCAAGTTTAATTTATCCGAGCCAACCTTTTATTTTAATTCTGGCAACTTAGTCGGGATAAACATTAATGGATTTTCAGATGCGGTTCAACTGCCTTCGGCTTTTCCCAAAAATTATGCCGGTGAGTTTCCGGTGTTTTTTGGAAGCGGGAATTTTTCAATTAGCGGCGATTATTTAATAGAACAAGTGGCGGGTAATGTGGATAAATTGATTATTGCAACAGATGCAAAAGGCCGGCTAATTGCTGTAAACAATTTAGGTTTTGAACCCTACAATTTTGACGGTCAAGGCCAAGTGATTTTTCAGGCGGTTCCAGAACCCATGACCATTTTAGGATCAGCTACAGCTATAGGTTTTAGCCTATTTTTCCGAAGAAAACCCGCGAAAAAATAG
- a CDS encoding DUF3172 domain-containing protein: MARRPKYSPPPRSNPQRSAPGSSVGGFNLNYGQIALFGGIFVLGVGVGIGFSSTASFSPENVASREVIDRSAPNAELCIQFGASAIVSDLRVFITLNPFNVYVTQPTMQPGCVLRRNNWAILEQKRLISNQQVGECKNRMNTFGFTGPLEGKPKIDCIYQNDAAGNLFLNQPGAVTPPSETQDF, from the coding sequence ATGGCCAGAAGACCTAAATATTCGCCTCCTCCTCGTTCTAACCCACAAAGATCGGCTCCGGGTTCTTCTGTTGGGGGATTTAACTTGAATTATGGACAGATAGCCCTTTTTGGCGGCATATTTGTTTTAGGAGTAGGAGTAGGAATCGGTTTTAGTTCTACTGCCAGTTTTAGCCCTGAAAATGTTGCCTCAAGAGAAGTGATTGATCGCAGTGCCCCTAATGCGGAATTATGTATACAATTCGGGGCCAGTGCCATTGTCAGTGATCTGAGGGTATTTATCACGCTTAATCCCTTCAATGTCTATGTGACTCAACCCACCATGCAACCGGGTTGTGTGTTGCGGCGTAATAATTGGGCTATTCTAGAACAAAAACGATTAATTAGTAATCAGCAAGTGGGAGAGTGCAAAAATAGGATGAATACTTTTGGATTTACGGGACCTCTAGAAGGAAAACCGAAAATTGATTGTATTTATCAAAATGATGCGGCGGGTAACTTATTCCTCAACCAACCCGGGGCAGTTACTCCCCCAAGTGAAACACAAGATTTCTAA